From a single Nostoc sp. MS1 genomic region:
- a CDS encoding recombinase family protein — MVSHSIWIVGGSRSGKTTRLVEQFCSWVNTGRGVHELFYTKKAKLKASTSASLSLDIQQAKPGVLVLAANDDNRRELGDIIVTITQGKYPVRVKTPLGFFQDDIVLFWPLLTQLLKIKAQFPVRLRPESEQELATKLWRSQLDTEILRRAGVNEYRLVRRILDLMQLAAYSGTPCENIAEVLQTGLEDNNVDLEAQFLASLLLDWRNWCLERGFLTYGIITELYGQHLLNHENYQQHLAKRYQAVIADDVDEYPGVVRNLFEHLLDQGAIAAFSYNPDGGVRLGLGADPEYMAGLAKRCRVETLTGVTASLADRLVGPMVESLTEPMFLSGLPPMVKSIQTTSRAQLLRQTAEVIANAIKSGDAQPEQVAIIAPGLDAIARYTIIEILTKQNIPVESLNDQRPLISSPVIRALLTMMALVYPGLGRLVDRDAVAEMLVVLSRKPEPPETPAPLPTNIDPVRAGLIADYCFVPHPDHPNLLPVTSFERWDRIGYAATTAYGEILQWLEEQRSQQELRLIPSPISLLDRAIQRFLWNGSNLPYDQLAALRELLETAQHYWEIDTRLRQSRGAGEEFLSQQSTVNSQQSIVNNTIAEFIQLLRRGTITANPYPLRAIGSVRKAVTLATIFQYRASRRFHEWHFWLDAGSPLWAKGGAATLFGAPFFLQDRLGQPWTAEDEKSAEQTRLQRILSDLLSRVSQRIYLCHSDLAVNGQEQLGPLLPLVHAAVSMELDTESLNAVG, encoded by the coding sequence GTGGTTTCTCATTCTATTTGGATTGTTGGGGGTAGCCGCAGTGGTAAGACCACTCGTTTGGTAGAACAATTCTGTTCTTGGGTAAATACTGGTCGGGGAGTTCATGAATTATTTTATACTAAAAAAGCAAAATTAAAAGCAAGCACTTCCGCATCTTTATCTTTAGATATTCAACAAGCTAAACCCGGAGTATTAGTTTTAGCGGCGAATGATGATAATCGCAGAGAACTGGGTGATATAATTGTTACTATAACTCAAGGAAAATACCCAGTTAGGGTAAAAACTCCATTAGGTTTTTTTCAAGATGATATAGTTTTATTTTGGCCATTACTGACTCAATTGCTGAAGATAAAGGCACAATTTCCTGTAAGATTGCGTCCAGAAAGTGAACAAGAACTAGCAACAAAACTCTGGCGATCGCAGTTAGATACAGAAATCCTACGCCGTGCAGGAGTAAATGAGTATCGCTTAGTCAGGCGTATTTTAGACTTGATGCAGTTAGCCGCATATAGTGGTACACCCTGCGAAAATATTGCTGAGGTTTTGCAAACAGGACTAGAAGATAATAACGTCGATTTAGAAGCCCAATTCTTAGCATCTTTATTACTAGATTGGCGTAATTGGTGTTTAGAGCGGGGATTTTTGACCTATGGTATTATTACTGAACTTTACGGGCAACACCTACTAAATCATGAGAATTACCAGCAACACCTAGCTAAAAGATATCAAGCGGTGATAGCTGATGATGTGGATGAATATCCGGGTGTAGTACGGAACTTATTCGAGCATCTGTTAGACCAAGGAGCGATCGCCGCCTTTAGTTACAATCCTGATGGGGGGGTGCGGCTGGGATTAGGAGCCGACCCCGAATACATGGCAGGTTTAGCAAAACGCTGTCGAGTTGAAACCTTGACAGGTGTAACAGCATCTTTAGCTGATAGGCTAGTTGGGCCAATGGTGGAATCACTCACCGAACCCATGTTTTTGTCTGGTTTACCGCCGATGGTCAAGTCAATTCAAACCACATCCCGCGCTCAACTATTACGCCAAACCGCCGAAGTCATTGCCAACGCCATCAAATCGGGAGATGCACAACCAGAACAGGTAGCAATTATTGCCCCAGGTTTAGATGCGATCGCCCGTTATACAATCATAGAAATTCTTACTAAGCAAAATATCCCCGTTGAATCCCTCAACGACCAACGCCCTCTGATTAGCTCCCCAGTCATCAGAGCATTACTCACCATGATGGCGCTAGTCTACCCAGGTTTGGGACGCTTGGTAGACAGGGATGCAGTAGCGGAGATGCTAGTAGTCCTCAGCCGCAAACCAGAACCCCCAGAAACCCCTGCTCCACTCCCTACCAATATAGACCCAGTAAGAGCCGGATTAATTGCTGATTACTGCTTCGTTCCCCATCCTGACCACCCCAACTTGCTACCTGTCACCAGCTTTGAACGCTGGGATCGCATTGGTTACGCTGCCACCACAGCCTATGGTGAAATATTACAATGGTTAGAAGAACAGCGATCGCAACAAGAACTCCGCCTCATCCCCAGCCCCATCTCCCTTTTAGATAGAGCAATACAGCGCTTTTTGTGGAATGGGAGCAACCTCCCCTATGACCAACTAGCCGCCCTGCGAGAACTATTAGAAACAGCACAACATTACTGGGAGATTGATACGAGGTTAAGGCAAAGTAGGGGAGCAGGAGAAGAATTTCTCAGTCAACAGTCAACAGTCAACAGTCAACAGTCAATAGTTAACAATACTATCGCCGAATTTATTCAACTACTGCGCCGGGGTACTATCACAGCTAACCCTTACCCCCTACGTGCCATCGGCTCAGTGAGAAAAGCTGTCACCCTAGCAACTATTTTCCAATATCGCGCTAGTAGAAGATTTCACGAGTGGCATTTTTGGCTTGATGCTGGTTCGCCTCTGTGGGCTAAGGGTGGTGCAGCAACCTTGTTTGGTGCGCCGTTTTTTCTACAAGATAGGTTGGGACAGCCTTGGACAGCAGAGGATGAGAAATCAGCAGAACAAACCAGACTTCAAAGAATTTTATCTGACTTGCTATCTCGCGTATCCCAGAGGATTTATCTTTGTCATAGCGATTTAGCCGTCAATGGACAAGAACAACTGGGGCCTTTGTTACCCTTAGTCCATGCTGCTGTATCGATGGAGTTGGACACTGAGAGTTTAAATGCTGTGGGTTAG
- a CDS encoding proton extrusion protein PcxA, translating into MRNTIFDEKVYPYLLSLYRWYLRTPERSLEEAYKAALNIRALENEHFNGNKIDLDSPIYSSSVMDYFAADLAQQLKIARMRLTEFRFSRWFSNESNQKAARKVGIEYPTPVAVLEKLKFIDDIISKYTIPDDELAPSEVTSSPITTTNSAPINDKSLTYPVNRNEIDKHNLVERTYTPTSPPQIVRRTDQKKRPKGKADTTGVLPRSILSTIGRLQIELDPNAEKDVVNNFRQAQRRSIISIRFILLLIIVPLLTHQLAKALIVGPIFQQFQTAEVEQVFLNSEMEEEALSTLHRFEERLKFESLISNAPVLSAEAIETEVRKKAEEIATEFRRESSNAIKNVFADIFSVGAFIWLLVVSKPAITVLKEFFDNVVYGLSDSAKAFIIILFTDVFVGFHSPHGWEVILEGLSRHWGLPANRDFIFLFIATFPVILDTIFKYWIFRYLNRISPSAVATYRNMNE; encoded by the coding sequence ATGAGGAATACAATTTTCGACGAAAAAGTTTACCCCTATCTGTTATCACTTTATCGATGGTATTTACGCACTCCAGAACGTTCTCTAGAAGAAGCATACAAAGCTGCATTAAATATTAGAGCTTTAGAAAATGAACATTTTAATGGTAACAAAATAGACCTGGATTCTCCCATCTACAGTAGCAGTGTGATGGATTATTTTGCTGCTGATTTAGCCCAACAATTGAAGATAGCTAGAATGCGGCTAACTGAGTTTCGCTTCAGTCGTTGGTTCTCGAATGAGTCTAATCAAAAAGCAGCCCGTAAAGTGGGTATAGAGTATCCTACTCCGGTTGCTGTTTTAGAAAAATTAAAATTTATTGATGACATAATTTCCAAATATACCATCCCTGATGATGAACTTGCCCCATCTGAAGTTACAAGCTCACCAATTACAACAACTAACTCAGCGCCAATTAATGATAAATCACTTACCTATCCTGTAAATAGAAATGAAATTGATAAACATAATTTAGTTGAGCGTACTTACACCCCAACATCACCCCCACAAATAGTTAGGAGAACAGACCAGAAAAAAAGACCAAAAGGTAAAGCAGATACAACAGGTGTTTTGCCGCGTTCTATCTTAAGTACTATTGGACGATTGCAAATTGAATTAGATCCCAATGCCGAAAAAGATGTTGTGAATAATTTTCGGCAAGCTCAAAGAAGAAGTATTATATCAATTAGATTTATTCTTTTACTAATTATAGTACCTCTTTTAACCCATCAGTTAGCAAAAGCTTTAATTGTTGGGCCAATTTTTCAACAGTTTCAAACTGCGGAAGTAGAGCAGGTATTTTTAAATTCTGAGATGGAGGAAGAAGCCTTATCAACGTTGCATAGATTTGAAGAAAGACTCAAATTTGAAAGCTTAATTAGTAATGCACCGGTTCTTTCTGCTGAAGCTATAGAAACTGAAGTGAGAAAAAAGGCTGAAGAAATTGCTACAGAGTTCCGCAGGGAAAGCTCAAATGCAATTAAAAATGTTTTTGCTGATATCTTTTCTGTGGGTGCATTTATCTGGCTGCTAGTTGTGAGTAAGCCTGCTATTACGGTACTCAAAGAATTTTTTGATAATGTAGTCTATGGCTTAAGTGATAGTGCCAAAGCATTTATCATTATTTTGTTTACTGATGTATTCGTCGGATTTCACTCTCCTCATGGTTGGGAAGTGATTTTAGAAGGTTTATCTCGTCACTGGGGACTACCAGCTAATAGAGATTTTATCTTTCTATTCATTGCTACTTTCCCCGTAATTTTGGATACTATTTTTAAATACTGGATCTTCCGTTATCTCAACCGTATATCGCCTTCCGCCGTTGCTACCTATCGCAATATGAATGAGTAA